The Oceanicaulis sp. nucleotide sequence AAAACCCGGTGGACGGCCCCGGCGCGTCGCCGAAACAGGTCGCCGTGCCCAGATGGCAGGCCGGCCCTTCAGGCCGTGCGCGGACGAGAAGCGTGTCGCGGTCGCAATCGACCGCGAACGACACAAAATTCAGAACGTTTCCACTGGTTTCGCCCTTGGTCCACAGACGCTGCTTGGAGCGGGAGAAGAAGGTCACGCGGCCTGTCTCGCGCGTCGTCCTCAGCGCCTCGGCGTTCATATAGCCCAGCATCAGGACCGCGCCGCTGTCCGCGTCCTGGACGATCGCGGGGACCAGCCCGCCGC carries:
- the hisIE gene encoding bifunctional phosphoribosyl-AMP cyclohydrolase/phosphoribosyl-ATP diphosphatase HisIE, with protein sequence MSEIDFEKGGGLVPAIVQDADSGAVLMLGYMNAEALRTTRETGRVTFFSRSKQRLWTKGETSGNVLNFVSFAVDCDRDTLLVRARPEGPACHLGTATCFGDAPGPSTGFFGKLQRIVDERAEADPSESYTAKLLAKGTLKCAQKVGEEGVETALAGAAESEEALLDEAADLVFHLTVLLKARGKTLADVARVLQDRNKKT